One part of the Eubalaena glacialis isolate mEubGla1 chromosome 19, mEubGla1.1.hap2.+ XY, whole genome shotgun sequence genome encodes these proteins:
- the STAT3 gene encoding signal transducer and activator of transcription 3 isoform X4, protein MAQWNQLQQLDTRYLEQLHQLYSDSFPMELRQFLAPWIESQDWAYAASKESHATLVFHNLLGEIDQQYSRFLQESNVLYQHNLRRIKQFLQSRYLEKPMEIARIVARCLWEESRLLQTAATAAQQGGQANHPTAAVVTEKQQMLEQHLQDVRKRVQDLEQKMKVVENLQDDFDFNYKTLKSQGDMQDLNGNNQSVTRQKMQQLEQMLTALDQMRRSIVSELAGLLSAMEYVQKTLTDEELADWKRRQQIACIGGPPNICLDRLENWITSLAESQLQTRQQIKKLEELQQKVSYKGDPIVQHRPMLEERIVELFRNLMKSAFVVERQPCMPMHPDRPLVIKTGVQFTTKVRLLVKFPELNYQLKIKVCIDKDSGDVAALRGSRKFNILGTNTKVMNMEESNNGSLSAEFKHLTLREQRCGNGGRANCDASLIVTEELHLITFETEVYHQGLKIDLETHSLPVVVISNICQMPNAWASILWYNMLTNNPKNVNFFTKPPIGTWDQVAEVLSWQFSSTTKRGLSIEQLTTLAEKLLGPGVNYSGCQITWAKFCKENMAGKGFSFWVWLDNIIDLVKKYILALWNEGYIMGFISKERERAILSTKPPGTFLLRFSESSKEGGVTFTWVEKDISGKTQIQSVEPYTKQQLNNMSFAEIIMGYKIMDATNILVSPLVYLYPDIPKEEAFGKYCRPESQEHPEADPGAAPYLKTKFICVTPFIDAVWK, encoded by the exons ATGGCCCAATGGAATCAGCTACAGCAGCTGGACACACGGTACTTGGAGCAGCTTCATCAGCTGTACAGTGACAGCTTCCCGATGGAGCTACGGCAGTTTCTGGCCCCTTGGATCGAGAGTCAAGATTG GGCATATGCGGCCAGCAAAGAATCACATGCAACTTTGGTGTTTCATAATCTCTTGGGTGAAATTGACCAGCAGTATAGCCGCTTCCTGCAAGAGTCCAATGTTCTCTATCAGCACAACCTGCGAAGAATCAAGCAGTTCCTTCAG AGCAGATACCTTGAGAAGCCAATGGAGATTGCCCGAATTGTGGCCCGGTGCCTGTGGGAAGAGTCCCGCCTCCTCCAGACTGCAGCCACTGCAGCccag CAAGGGGGCCAGGCCAACCATCCCACGGCCGCCGTGGTGACGGAGAAGCAGCAAATGCTGGAGCAGCACCTACAGGATGTCCGGAAGCGTGTCCAG GATCTAGAACAGAAAATGAAAGTGGTAGAGAATCTCCAGGATGACTTTGATTTCAACTACAAAACCCTCAAGAGTCAAGGAG aTATGCAAGATCTGAATGGAAACAACCAGTCAGTGACCAGGCAGAAGATGCAGCAGCTCGAACAGATGCTTACCGCGCTGGACCAGATGCGGCGA AGCATCGTGAGTGAGTTGGCAGGGCTTTTGTCAGCTATGGAGTACGTGCAGAAAACTCTCACGGATGAAGAGCTGGCCGACTGGAAGAGGCGGCAACAGATTGCTTGCATTGGAGGCCCTCCCAACATCTGCCTAGATCGGCTAGAAAACTg GATAACCTCATTGGCAGAATCTCAACTTCAGACCCGCCAACAAATTAAGAAACTGGAGGAGTTGCAGCAGAAAGTTAGCTACAAAGGGGATCCCATTGTACAACACCGGCCAATGCTGGAGGAGAGAATCGTAGAGCTGTTTAGAAACTTAATGAAAAG TGCCTTCGTGGTAGAGCGGCAGCCCTGCATGCCTATGCATCCCGACCGGCCATTAGTCATCAAGACCGGTGTCCAGTTTACAACTAAAGTCAG attGCTGGTCAAATTCCCTGAGCTAAATTATCAGCTTAAAATTAAAGTGTGCATTGACAA AGACTCCGGGGATGTTGCAGCTCTCAGAGG ATCCCGGAAATTTAACATCCTGGGCACAAACACGAAAGTGATGAACATGGAAGAGTCCAACAACGGCAGCCTCTCTGCAGAGTTCAAACACTTG ACCCTGAGAGAGCAGAGATGTGGTAACGGGGGCCGAGCCAACTGCGAT GCCTCCCTGATTGTGACTGAGGAGCTGCACCTGATCACCTTTGAGACTGAGGTGTATCACCAAGGCCTCAAGATTGACCTAGAG ACCCACTCCTTGCCAGTTGTGGTGATCTCCAACATCTGTCAGATGCCCAACGCCTGGGCGTCCATCCTGTGGTATAACATGCTGACCAACAACCCCAAG AACGTGAACTTTTTCACCAAGCCCCCAATTGGAACATGGGATCAAGTGGCCGAGGTGCTGAGCTGGCAGTTCTCCTCCACCACCAAGCGCGGGCTGAGCATCGAGCAGTTGACAACGCTGGCGGAGAAACTCTTAG gaccTGGTGTGAACTATTCAGGGTGTCAGATCACATGGGCTAAATTTTGCAAA GAAAACATGGCCGGCAAGGGCTTCTCCTTCTGGGTCTGGCTGGACAATATCATTGACCTTGTGAAAAAGTACATCCTGGCCCTTTGGAATGAAGG GTACATAATGGGCTTTATCAGTAAGGAGAGGGAGCGGGCCATCTTGAGCACCAAGCCCCCAGGCACCTTCCTGCTGAGATTCAGTGAAAGCAGCAAAGAAGGAGGAGTCACCTTCACTTGGGTGGAGAAGGACATCAGCG GTAAGACCCAGATCCAGTCGGTGGAACCATACACCAAGCAGCAGCTGAACAACATGTCGTTTGCTGAAATCATCATGGGCTATAAGATCATGGATGCCACCAATATCCTCGTGTCTCCGCTGGTCTATCTCTACCCTGACATTCCAAAGGAGGAGGCGTTTGGAAAGTACTGTCGGCCAGAGAGCCAGGAGCATCCTGAAGCTGACCCAG GTGCTGCCCCATACCTGAAGACTAAGTTCATCTGTGTGACACC ATTCATTGATGCAGTTTGGAAATAA
- the STAT3 gene encoding signal transducer and activator of transcription 3 isoform X3: MAQWNQLQQLDTRYLEQLHQLYSDSFPMELRQFLAPWIESQDWAYAASKESHATLVFHNLLGEIDQQYSRFLQESNVLYQHNLRRIKQFLQSRYLEKPMEIARIVARCLWEESRLLQTAATAAQQGGQANHPTAAVVTEKQQMLEQHLQDVRKRVQDLEQKMKVVENLQDDFDFNYKTLKSQGDMQDLNGNNQSVTRQKMQQLEQMLTALDQMRRSIVSELAGLLSAMEYVQKTLTDEELADWKRRQQIACIGGPPNICLDRLENWITSLAESQLQTRQQIKKLEELQQKVSYKGDPIVQHRPMLEERIVELFRNLMKSAFVVERQPCMPMHPDRPLVIKTGVQFTTKVRLLVKFPELNYQLKIKVCIDKDSGDVAALRGSRKFNILGTNTKVMNMEESNNGSLSAEFKHLTLREQRCGNGGRANCDASLIVTEELHLITFETEVYHQGLKIDLETHSLPVVVISNICQMPNAWASILWYNMLTNNPKNVNFFTKPPIGTWDQVAEVLSWQFSSTTKRGLSIEQLTTLAEKLLGPGVNYSGCQITWAKFCKENMAGKGFSFWVWLDNIIDLVKKYILALWNEGYIMGFISKERERAILSTKPPGTFLLRFSESSKEGGVTFTWVEKDISGKTQIQSVEPYTKQQLNNMSFAEIIMGYKIMDATNILVSPLVYLYPDIPKEEAFGKYCRPESQEHPEADPGSAAPYLKTKFICVTPFIDAVWK, translated from the exons ATGGCCCAATGGAATCAGCTACAGCAGCTGGACACACGGTACTTGGAGCAGCTTCATCAGCTGTACAGTGACAGCTTCCCGATGGAGCTACGGCAGTTTCTGGCCCCTTGGATCGAGAGTCAAGATTG GGCATATGCGGCCAGCAAAGAATCACATGCAACTTTGGTGTTTCATAATCTCTTGGGTGAAATTGACCAGCAGTATAGCCGCTTCCTGCAAGAGTCCAATGTTCTCTATCAGCACAACCTGCGAAGAATCAAGCAGTTCCTTCAG AGCAGATACCTTGAGAAGCCAATGGAGATTGCCCGAATTGTGGCCCGGTGCCTGTGGGAAGAGTCCCGCCTCCTCCAGACTGCAGCCACTGCAGCccag CAAGGGGGCCAGGCCAACCATCCCACGGCCGCCGTGGTGACGGAGAAGCAGCAAATGCTGGAGCAGCACCTACAGGATGTCCGGAAGCGTGTCCAG GATCTAGAACAGAAAATGAAAGTGGTAGAGAATCTCCAGGATGACTTTGATTTCAACTACAAAACCCTCAAGAGTCAAGGAG aTATGCAAGATCTGAATGGAAACAACCAGTCAGTGACCAGGCAGAAGATGCAGCAGCTCGAACAGATGCTTACCGCGCTGGACCAGATGCGGCGA AGCATCGTGAGTGAGTTGGCAGGGCTTTTGTCAGCTATGGAGTACGTGCAGAAAACTCTCACGGATGAAGAGCTGGCCGACTGGAAGAGGCGGCAACAGATTGCTTGCATTGGAGGCCCTCCCAACATCTGCCTAGATCGGCTAGAAAACTg GATAACCTCATTGGCAGAATCTCAACTTCAGACCCGCCAACAAATTAAGAAACTGGAGGAGTTGCAGCAGAAAGTTAGCTACAAAGGGGATCCCATTGTACAACACCGGCCAATGCTGGAGGAGAGAATCGTAGAGCTGTTTAGAAACTTAATGAAAAG TGCCTTCGTGGTAGAGCGGCAGCCCTGCATGCCTATGCATCCCGACCGGCCATTAGTCATCAAGACCGGTGTCCAGTTTACAACTAAAGTCAG attGCTGGTCAAATTCCCTGAGCTAAATTATCAGCTTAAAATTAAAGTGTGCATTGACAA AGACTCCGGGGATGTTGCAGCTCTCAGAGG ATCCCGGAAATTTAACATCCTGGGCACAAACACGAAAGTGATGAACATGGAAGAGTCCAACAACGGCAGCCTCTCTGCAGAGTTCAAACACTTG ACCCTGAGAGAGCAGAGATGTGGTAACGGGGGCCGAGCCAACTGCGAT GCCTCCCTGATTGTGACTGAGGAGCTGCACCTGATCACCTTTGAGACTGAGGTGTATCACCAAGGCCTCAAGATTGACCTAGAG ACCCACTCCTTGCCAGTTGTGGTGATCTCCAACATCTGTCAGATGCCCAACGCCTGGGCGTCCATCCTGTGGTATAACATGCTGACCAACAACCCCAAG AACGTGAACTTTTTCACCAAGCCCCCAATTGGAACATGGGATCAAGTGGCCGAGGTGCTGAGCTGGCAGTTCTCCTCCACCACCAAGCGCGGGCTGAGCATCGAGCAGTTGACAACGCTGGCGGAGAAACTCTTAG gaccTGGTGTGAACTATTCAGGGTGTCAGATCACATGGGCTAAATTTTGCAAA GAAAACATGGCCGGCAAGGGCTTCTCCTTCTGGGTCTGGCTGGACAATATCATTGACCTTGTGAAAAAGTACATCCTGGCCCTTTGGAATGAAGG GTACATAATGGGCTTTATCAGTAAGGAGAGGGAGCGGGCCATCTTGAGCACCAAGCCCCCAGGCACCTTCCTGCTGAGATTCAGTGAAAGCAGCAAAGAAGGAGGAGTCACCTTCACTTGGGTGGAGAAGGACATCAGCG GTAAGACCCAGATCCAGTCGGTGGAACCATACACCAAGCAGCAGCTGAACAACATGTCGTTTGCTGAAATCATCATGGGCTATAAGATCATGGATGCCACCAATATCCTCGTGTCTCCGCTGGTCTATCTCTACCCTGACATTCCAAAGGAGGAGGCGTTTGGAAAGTACTGTCGGCCAGAGAGCCAGGAGCATCCTGAAGCTGACCCAGGTA GTGCTGCCCCATACCTGAAGACTAAGTTCATCTGTGTGACACC ATTCATTGATGCAGTTTGGAAATAA
- the STAT3 gene encoding signal transducer and activator of transcription 3 isoform X1 has translation MAQWNQLQQLDTRYLEQLHQLYSDSFPMELRQFLAPWIESQDWAYAASKESHATLVFHNLLGEIDQQYSRFLQESNVLYQHNLRRIKQFLQSRYLEKPMEIARIVARCLWEESRLLQTAATAAQQGGQANHPTAAVVTEKQQMLEQHLQDVRKRVQDLEQKMKVVENLQDDFDFNYKTLKSQGDMQDLNGNNQSVTRQKMQQLEQMLTALDQMRRSIVSELAGLLSAMEYVQKTLTDEELADWKRRQQIACIGGPPNICLDRLENWITSLAESQLQTRQQIKKLEELQQKVSYKGDPIVQHRPMLEERIVELFRNLMKSAFVVERQPCMPMHPDRPLVIKTGVQFTTKVRLLVKFPELNYQLKIKVCIDKDSGDVAALRGSRKFNILGTNTKVMNMEESNNGSLSAEFKHLTLREQRCGNGGRANCDASLIVTEELHLITFETEVYHQGLKIDLETHSLPVVVISNICQMPNAWASILWYNMLTNNPKNVNFFTKPPIGTWDQVAEVLSWQFSSTTKRGLSIEQLTTLAEKLLGPGVNYSGCQITWAKFCKENMAGKGFSFWVWLDNIIDLVKKYILALWNEGYIMGFISKERERAILSTKPPGTFLLRFSESSKEGGVTFTWVEKDISGKTQIQSVEPYTKQQLNNMSFAEIIMGYKIMDATNILVSPLVYLYPDIPKEEAFGKYCRPESQEHPEADPGSAAPYLKTKFICVTPTTCSNTIDLPMSPRTLDSLMQFGNNGEGAEPSAGGQFESLTFDMELTSECATSPM, from the exons ATGGCCCAATGGAATCAGCTACAGCAGCTGGACACACGGTACTTGGAGCAGCTTCATCAGCTGTACAGTGACAGCTTCCCGATGGAGCTACGGCAGTTTCTGGCCCCTTGGATCGAGAGTCAAGATTG GGCATATGCGGCCAGCAAAGAATCACATGCAACTTTGGTGTTTCATAATCTCTTGGGTGAAATTGACCAGCAGTATAGCCGCTTCCTGCAAGAGTCCAATGTTCTCTATCAGCACAACCTGCGAAGAATCAAGCAGTTCCTTCAG AGCAGATACCTTGAGAAGCCAATGGAGATTGCCCGAATTGTGGCCCGGTGCCTGTGGGAAGAGTCCCGCCTCCTCCAGACTGCAGCCACTGCAGCccag CAAGGGGGCCAGGCCAACCATCCCACGGCCGCCGTGGTGACGGAGAAGCAGCAAATGCTGGAGCAGCACCTACAGGATGTCCGGAAGCGTGTCCAG GATCTAGAACAGAAAATGAAAGTGGTAGAGAATCTCCAGGATGACTTTGATTTCAACTACAAAACCCTCAAGAGTCAAGGAG aTATGCAAGATCTGAATGGAAACAACCAGTCAGTGACCAGGCAGAAGATGCAGCAGCTCGAACAGATGCTTACCGCGCTGGACCAGATGCGGCGA AGCATCGTGAGTGAGTTGGCAGGGCTTTTGTCAGCTATGGAGTACGTGCAGAAAACTCTCACGGATGAAGAGCTGGCCGACTGGAAGAGGCGGCAACAGATTGCTTGCATTGGAGGCCCTCCCAACATCTGCCTAGATCGGCTAGAAAACTg GATAACCTCATTGGCAGAATCTCAACTTCAGACCCGCCAACAAATTAAGAAACTGGAGGAGTTGCAGCAGAAAGTTAGCTACAAAGGGGATCCCATTGTACAACACCGGCCAATGCTGGAGGAGAGAATCGTAGAGCTGTTTAGAAACTTAATGAAAAG TGCCTTCGTGGTAGAGCGGCAGCCCTGCATGCCTATGCATCCCGACCGGCCATTAGTCATCAAGACCGGTGTCCAGTTTACAACTAAAGTCAG attGCTGGTCAAATTCCCTGAGCTAAATTATCAGCTTAAAATTAAAGTGTGCATTGACAA AGACTCCGGGGATGTTGCAGCTCTCAGAGG ATCCCGGAAATTTAACATCCTGGGCACAAACACGAAAGTGATGAACATGGAAGAGTCCAACAACGGCAGCCTCTCTGCAGAGTTCAAACACTTG ACCCTGAGAGAGCAGAGATGTGGTAACGGGGGCCGAGCCAACTGCGAT GCCTCCCTGATTGTGACTGAGGAGCTGCACCTGATCACCTTTGAGACTGAGGTGTATCACCAAGGCCTCAAGATTGACCTAGAG ACCCACTCCTTGCCAGTTGTGGTGATCTCCAACATCTGTCAGATGCCCAACGCCTGGGCGTCCATCCTGTGGTATAACATGCTGACCAACAACCCCAAG AACGTGAACTTTTTCACCAAGCCCCCAATTGGAACATGGGATCAAGTGGCCGAGGTGCTGAGCTGGCAGTTCTCCTCCACCACCAAGCGCGGGCTGAGCATCGAGCAGTTGACAACGCTGGCGGAGAAACTCTTAG gaccTGGTGTGAACTATTCAGGGTGTCAGATCACATGGGCTAAATTTTGCAAA GAAAACATGGCCGGCAAGGGCTTCTCCTTCTGGGTCTGGCTGGACAATATCATTGACCTTGTGAAAAAGTACATCCTGGCCCTTTGGAATGAAGG GTACATAATGGGCTTTATCAGTAAGGAGAGGGAGCGGGCCATCTTGAGCACCAAGCCCCCAGGCACCTTCCTGCTGAGATTCAGTGAAAGCAGCAAAGAAGGAGGAGTCACCTTCACTTGGGTGGAGAAGGACATCAGCG GTAAGACCCAGATCCAGTCGGTGGAACCATACACCAAGCAGCAGCTGAACAACATGTCGTTTGCTGAAATCATCATGGGCTATAAGATCATGGATGCCACCAATATCCTCGTGTCTCCGCTGGTCTATCTCTACCCTGACATTCCAAAGGAGGAGGCGTTTGGAAAGTACTGTCGGCCAGAGAGCCAGGAGCATCCTGAAGCTGACCCAGGTA GTGCTGCCCCATACCTGAAGACTAAGTTCATCTGTGTGACACC AACGACCTGCAGCAATACCATTGACCTGCCGATGTCCCCCCGCACTTTAGATTCATTGATGCAGTTTGGAAATAATGGTGAAGGTGCTGAACCCTCAGCAGGAGGGCAGTTTG AATCCCTCACGTTCGACATGGAGCTGACCTCGGAGTGCGCTACCTCCCCCATGTGA
- the STAT3 gene encoding signal transducer and activator of transcription 3 isoform X2 — protein sequence MAQWNQLQQLDTRYLEQLHQLYSDSFPMELRQFLAPWIESQDWAYAASKESHATLVFHNLLGEIDQQYSRFLQESNVLYQHNLRRIKQFLQSRYLEKPMEIARIVARCLWEESRLLQTAATAAQQGGQANHPTAAVVTEKQQMLEQHLQDVRKRVQDLEQKMKVVENLQDDFDFNYKTLKSQGDMQDLNGNNQSVTRQKMQQLEQMLTALDQMRRSIVSELAGLLSAMEYVQKTLTDEELADWKRRQQIACIGGPPNICLDRLENWITSLAESQLQTRQQIKKLEELQQKVSYKGDPIVQHRPMLEERIVELFRNLMKSAFVVERQPCMPMHPDRPLVIKTGVQFTTKVRLLVKFPELNYQLKIKVCIDKDSGDVAALRGSRKFNILGTNTKVMNMEESNNGSLSAEFKHLTLREQRCGNGGRANCDASLIVTEELHLITFETEVYHQGLKIDLETHSLPVVVISNICQMPNAWASILWYNMLTNNPKNVNFFTKPPIGTWDQVAEVLSWQFSSTTKRGLSIEQLTTLAEKLLGPGVNYSGCQITWAKFCKENMAGKGFSFWVWLDNIIDLVKKYILALWNEGYIMGFISKERERAILSTKPPGTFLLRFSESSKEGGVTFTWVEKDISGKTQIQSVEPYTKQQLNNMSFAEIIMGYKIMDATNILVSPLVYLYPDIPKEEAFGKYCRPESQEHPEADPGAAPYLKTKFICVTPTTCSNTIDLPMSPRTLDSLMQFGNNGEGAEPSAGGQFESLTFDMELTSECATSPM from the exons ATGGCCCAATGGAATCAGCTACAGCAGCTGGACACACGGTACTTGGAGCAGCTTCATCAGCTGTACAGTGACAGCTTCCCGATGGAGCTACGGCAGTTTCTGGCCCCTTGGATCGAGAGTCAAGATTG GGCATATGCGGCCAGCAAAGAATCACATGCAACTTTGGTGTTTCATAATCTCTTGGGTGAAATTGACCAGCAGTATAGCCGCTTCCTGCAAGAGTCCAATGTTCTCTATCAGCACAACCTGCGAAGAATCAAGCAGTTCCTTCAG AGCAGATACCTTGAGAAGCCAATGGAGATTGCCCGAATTGTGGCCCGGTGCCTGTGGGAAGAGTCCCGCCTCCTCCAGACTGCAGCCACTGCAGCccag CAAGGGGGCCAGGCCAACCATCCCACGGCCGCCGTGGTGACGGAGAAGCAGCAAATGCTGGAGCAGCACCTACAGGATGTCCGGAAGCGTGTCCAG GATCTAGAACAGAAAATGAAAGTGGTAGAGAATCTCCAGGATGACTTTGATTTCAACTACAAAACCCTCAAGAGTCAAGGAG aTATGCAAGATCTGAATGGAAACAACCAGTCAGTGACCAGGCAGAAGATGCAGCAGCTCGAACAGATGCTTACCGCGCTGGACCAGATGCGGCGA AGCATCGTGAGTGAGTTGGCAGGGCTTTTGTCAGCTATGGAGTACGTGCAGAAAACTCTCACGGATGAAGAGCTGGCCGACTGGAAGAGGCGGCAACAGATTGCTTGCATTGGAGGCCCTCCCAACATCTGCCTAGATCGGCTAGAAAACTg GATAACCTCATTGGCAGAATCTCAACTTCAGACCCGCCAACAAATTAAGAAACTGGAGGAGTTGCAGCAGAAAGTTAGCTACAAAGGGGATCCCATTGTACAACACCGGCCAATGCTGGAGGAGAGAATCGTAGAGCTGTTTAGAAACTTAATGAAAAG TGCCTTCGTGGTAGAGCGGCAGCCCTGCATGCCTATGCATCCCGACCGGCCATTAGTCATCAAGACCGGTGTCCAGTTTACAACTAAAGTCAG attGCTGGTCAAATTCCCTGAGCTAAATTATCAGCTTAAAATTAAAGTGTGCATTGACAA AGACTCCGGGGATGTTGCAGCTCTCAGAGG ATCCCGGAAATTTAACATCCTGGGCACAAACACGAAAGTGATGAACATGGAAGAGTCCAACAACGGCAGCCTCTCTGCAGAGTTCAAACACTTG ACCCTGAGAGAGCAGAGATGTGGTAACGGGGGCCGAGCCAACTGCGAT GCCTCCCTGATTGTGACTGAGGAGCTGCACCTGATCACCTTTGAGACTGAGGTGTATCACCAAGGCCTCAAGATTGACCTAGAG ACCCACTCCTTGCCAGTTGTGGTGATCTCCAACATCTGTCAGATGCCCAACGCCTGGGCGTCCATCCTGTGGTATAACATGCTGACCAACAACCCCAAG AACGTGAACTTTTTCACCAAGCCCCCAATTGGAACATGGGATCAAGTGGCCGAGGTGCTGAGCTGGCAGTTCTCCTCCACCACCAAGCGCGGGCTGAGCATCGAGCAGTTGACAACGCTGGCGGAGAAACTCTTAG gaccTGGTGTGAACTATTCAGGGTGTCAGATCACATGGGCTAAATTTTGCAAA GAAAACATGGCCGGCAAGGGCTTCTCCTTCTGGGTCTGGCTGGACAATATCATTGACCTTGTGAAAAAGTACATCCTGGCCCTTTGGAATGAAGG GTACATAATGGGCTTTATCAGTAAGGAGAGGGAGCGGGCCATCTTGAGCACCAAGCCCCCAGGCACCTTCCTGCTGAGATTCAGTGAAAGCAGCAAAGAAGGAGGAGTCACCTTCACTTGGGTGGAGAAGGACATCAGCG GTAAGACCCAGATCCAGTCGGTGGAACCATACACCAAGCAGCAGCTGAACAACATGTCGTTTGCTGAAATCATCATGGGCTATAAGATCATGGATGCCACCAATATCCTCGTGTCTCCGCTGGTCTATCTCTACCCTGACATTCCAAAGGAGGAGGCGTTTGGAAAGTACTGTCGGCCAGAGAGCCAGGAGCATCCTGAAGCTGACCCAG GTGCTGCCCCATACCTGAAGACTAAGTTCATCTGTGTGACACC AACGACCTGCAGCAATACCATTGACCTGCCGATGTCCCCCCGCACTTTAGATTCATTGATGCAGTTTGGAAATAATGGTGAAGGTGCTGAACCCTCAGCAGGAGGGCAGTTTG AATCCCTCACGTTCGACATGGAGCTGACCTCGGAGTGCGCTACCTCCCCCATGTGA